A single Desulfuromonas sp. DNA region contains:
- a CDS encoding cytochrome c3 family protein: MGGNCRVCHEQAGPGCTKSTGGEFRLKSARLCQSCHGQEYATKHTAVASDCLSCHDPHCSDSSPFRLRAAVGLKGVDAPSSTAVERSL; the protein is encoded by the coding sequence GTGGGGGGCAACTGCAGGGTGTGCCATGAGCAGGCCGGGCCGGGATGCACCAAGAGCACGGGGGGAGAGTTCCGGCTGAAGTCGGCCAGGCTCTGCCAGTCCTGCCACGGCCAGGAGTACGCCACCAAGCACACGGCCGTCGCCTCCGATTGCCTGTCCTGCCACGATCCCCACTGCTCCGATTCCAGCCCCTTTCGCCTGCGGGCGGCGGTCGGACTGAAGGGGGTGGATGCCCCTTCCTCGACCGCGGTCGAAAGGTCTCTCTGA